The following DNA comes from cyanobiont of Ornithocercus magnificus.
CCAAGAGAATTCTGTGGATCCGCGGTGGAACGTCCTACGACAACTGAAACTGTGAGCCAGAACTGGAATGATCACCTGGATCTACTAATTCGTGCACGCACGCCGCTGCTATGGATTCGTAGCAGTGAGGAGGAGCGTGTCGAGGCTTTGCTAAAACAAGCTTGCCGAAGATTACCGCCGCGGCAGCTAGCTAATTGGGATTTCATCTCCGGACTTCAGGCAGTCCCAAGTTCGGTGGGATTAGGAGCACGCCAACCGATGGCAGTACTGCAATGGTTGCATGATTTGCAGGAGGACAGTCCAACTGTGCTGTTGGTGAAGGATTTTCACAAATTTTGCGAGGACCCCGGAATAACTCGGATGCTGCGCAACCTCAACTCCTATTTGCGTAGCCGTACTCACACATTGGTAATCTGTTGTGGTTCTTGGTCAGCACCGCCTGAGTTAGAGGAGGCACTCACAATTATCGATCTGCCGCTTCCTAATGAAATGGAACTGCGCAGACTTCTAGCCAATATTGCCGCAGCTAATGGCTCACCGCTGGATGCCTCAGTGCTTGAGAAGCTCAGCCATGCTTGCTGTGGCCTTAGTGAGATGCGTGTCCGTCAAGTAGCTGCCCGCGCACTAGCTCAGCGCGGCAGTCTCAGCACAGCCGATTTGGATGAGGTGCTTGAGGAAAAACGGCAGACTGTGGCTCGCAGTGAGGTACTGGAATACTGTCGTACCTCAGCATCTCCAGAGGACATTGGAGGACTAGATGCTCTCAAGCAATGGCTGGAACAACGACATCGAGCTTTCTCAGATAAGGCAAGACGCTTTGGCTTGCCAACCCCACGAGGTGTTCTCCTCATCGGGCCTCAAGGAACTGGTAAATCTCTAACCGCTAAGGCCATTGCACGTAGTTGGTCTATGCCCTTGCTTCGTCTTGATGTAGGCAGATTATTTGCTGGTCTCGTTGGTGCAAGTGAAGCACGAACACGCGAGACCATCAAACGTGCAGAAGCCATGGCGCCCTGCATACTTTGGATCGACGAGATTGACAAGGGATTTGGGGGTGACGGTCGTAGCGACGGCGGTACCTCTCAGCGTGTGCTAGCAAGCCTGCTTACTTGGATGTCAGAGAAAAGCACAGCAGTATTTGTGGTAGCTACAGCCAACGCTGCAAACCATCTGCCACCCGAGCTACTGCGCAAGGGGCGCTTCGATGAGATTTTCTTGCTGGATTTGCCTCGCAGTCAAGAGCGAAGAAGAATCCTGGAACTGCACATTCAACGGCGTCGTCCCGGCTTAGTTCTTCCTCTAGAGACTGTTGTAGATCGCAGTGAAGGCTATTCGGGAGCTGAGCTTGAGCAAGCTGTCATTGAGGCAATGCATCTTGCATTCGCTGAGACTAGAGAACTGGCCGAGAATGACCTGATTCAAGCAGCTGGTCAGTTAGTACCATTAGTCCGAACAGCGCGCGAGCAGCTGGAGTCACTTAAAGCCTGGGCAACTGGTGGGCGGGCTCGCCCAGCCTCCTTGCCACAAACTCTTGATGTTGCGACTGGTGACGAACCCTAACACGCTGTTAAGAAAGGACTCTCAGTTAGAGGTAGCAGTACTGGTGCTTCGTAGCTTTTTATCATACCTTTAAGGAGCAGCATTGAAACATTCTCAGGATCTCATCAGTCAGCTAGCAATTGCTTGCTTAGGTGCTGGAGTAATTACTAGTGTGGCGGTAGCACAAGGTCAGAACCCAATGACTGCTCTTGGCATTACGCTTTTCTCCGCCGTAGCTACTGTGATGATGGGCCAGGTTCTTTAAAAAGGTAGAGGACGAGATAAGAGGGTGTAGGTAACTCATTAATTAGGCTTCCGGCGTCTTTGAACAAATTCGTCGTGCTCAGTCAACGCCTTGTGCGTGATAATCCAGACCACATGGCCCAATCCTTGGCAAGGCGCGGAGTCGATGTCGATATCGCCTCTCTTCAGGCCATGGCTCAGCAAGAACGTGACCTTGAAGAGCGGCGCAACGCTCTTCAAGCTGAAAGCAATCGCATTGGTCGCGAAGTTGGACAGCTTATCAAGCTAGGCACTTCTCCTAAGGATGAGAAAATTGTTGGACTCCGTCGGCGGGGCAATACTGTCAAGCAGCAAGTGGCAGCACTGGAAGAACAGGGAAAAGAGCTGAGCTGCTATTTGCAAGAGCAACTTCGGAGTTTGCCAAACCTGCCATCTGAGAGCTGTCCAAACGGGCTTGACGAATCTGCAAACCGTGAACTACGTCGCTGGGGAGACCCAATCCGGCTGGATGGACTTAAAGACCATTGGCAGATTGGCGAGCGCTTAGGTTTGTTTGAGAGCCAGCGGTCTGTTCATATTGCCCAGAGCCGTTTCATCACTCTCATGGGGACGGGTGCACGTCTGGAGAGGGCACTGATAAATTTTATGCTGGACCTGCATATAATGCGAGGCTACCGTGAAGTTATGCCACCTGTTTTAGTAAACAGTGCTAGTC
Coding sequences within:
- a CDS encoding AAA ATPase — its product is MERPTTTETVSQNWNDHLDLLIRARTPLLWIRSSEEERVEALLKQACRRLPPRQLANWDFISGLQAVPSSVGLGARQPMAVLQWLHDLQEDSPTVLLVKDFHKFCEDPGITRMLRNLNSYLRSRTHTLVICCGSWSAPPELEEALTIIDLPLPNEMELRRLLANIAAANGSPLDASVLEKLSHACCGLSEMRVRQVAARALAQRGSLSTADLDEVLEEKRQTVARSEVLEYCRTSASPEDIGGLDALKQWLEQRHRAFSDKARRFGLPTPRGVLLIGPQGTGKSLTAKAIARSWSMPLLRLDVGRLFAGLVGASEARTRETIKRAEAMAPCILWIDEIDKGFGGDGRSDGGTSQRVLASLLTWMSEKSTAVFVVATANAANHLPPELLRKGRFDEIFLLDLPRSQERRRILELHIQRRRPGLVLPLETVVDRSEGYSGAELEQAVIEAMHLAFAETRELAENDLIQAAGQLVPLVRTAREQLESLKAWATGGRARPASLPQTLDVATGDEP